The Psychromonas sp. MME1 genome window below encodes:
- a CDS encoding NupC/NupG family nucleoside CNT transporter has protein sequence MEIVMGLVGIMSLIIIAVIFSSNRKAINLRTVGGAFLIQAIIPAIIIFTDSGAAVLGGISDGVQAVISSADAGIGFLFGGLVSGKMFEVFGGGGFVFAFRVLPIIIFFASLMAVLYYIGVMQFIIKIFGGALQKLLGTSRTESMSAAANVFVGQTEAPLVVKPFIKSMTRSELFAVMSGGLASVAGAVLAGYASLGVSLEYLIAASFMAAPGGLLMAKLLEPETGTPKDQMDQLNVEELTADAEAQPVNIIDAAASGASSGLHLAMNVGGMLIAFIALIALINAILGAVGGAFGVEALTLQQILGYLFAPIAFLIGIPWSEAIQAGSLLGQKLVVNEFVAYIDFVSIKESLSAHSQVIITVALCGFANLSSMAILLGGLGVLAPSRRPDIARLGLKAVLAGTLSNFMSACLVGIFYALSVA, from the coding sequence ATGGAAATTGTAATGGGTTTAGTGGGAATTATGTCACTAATTATAATTGCGGTCATATTTTCAAGTAACAGAAAAGCGATAAATCTACGCACTGTCGGTGGTGCATTTTTAATACAAGCCATCATCCCTGCAATCATTATTTTTACAGATTCGGGTGCTGCTGTATTAGGTGGTATATCCGATGGAGTACAAGCTGTTATTAGTAGTGCTGATGCAGGTATCGGTTTCCTTTTCGGCGGACTTGTATCAGGCAAAATGTTTGAGGTCTTTGGTGGTGGCGGATTTGTATTTGCCTTTAGGGTCTTACCGATAATCATCTTCTTCGCATCACTGATGGCTGTACTTTACTATATCGGTGTCATGCAATTTATTATTAAAATTTTTGGTGGCGCACTACAAAAATTACTCGGTACGAGCCGTACCGAATCAATGTCCGCTGCGGCAAATGTCTTTGTTGGACAAACAGAAGCGCCATTGGTGGTTAAACCCTTTATTAAATCGATGACTCGTTCCGAACTATTCGCTGTGATGTCTGGTGGGCTTGCATCTGTTGCTGGTGCGGTATTAGCGGGTTATGCATCATTAGGCGTTAGCCTTGAATACTTAATTGCCGCTTCCTTTATGGCGGCACCCGGTGGTTTGTTAATGGCTAAATTATTAGAGCCAGAAACGGGCACACCAAAAGATCAAATGGATCAATTAAATGTTGAAGAATTAACAGCCGATGCTGAAGCGCAACCTGTCAATATTATTGATGCAGCAGCTTCAGGTGCATCATCAGGATTACATTTAGCAATGAATGTTGGAGGCATGTTGATCGCGTTTATCGCATTAATCGCCTTAATCAATGCGATATTAGGTGCTGTTGGTGGCGCATTTGGTGTTGAAGCACTTACCCTACAACAGATTCTTGGTTACCTGTTTGCGCCGATTGCCTTTTTAATTGGGATCCCATGGTCAGAAGCAATACAAGCAGGCAGCTTATTAGGTCAAAAACTGGTGGTGAACGAGTTTGTTGCTTACATCGACTTTGTCTCAATCAAAGAAAGCTTAAGCGCACATTCACAGGTGATTATTACCGTTGCCCTATGTGGTTTTGCCAACTTATCTTCGATGGCGATTCTTCTTGGCGGTCTCGGCGTATTAGCCCCAAGTCGTCGTCCTGATATTGCACGTTTAGGGTTAAAAGCGGTACTCGCGGGTACATTATCTAACTTCATGAGCGCCTGCCTAGTTGGTATTTTCTATGCGCTAAGCGTCGCCTAA